ccatttttcaaacaacCATTTTCTTTCGTTGTCGTAGCGAATTCTATGAGGGGTCTAGAGAATCTTGTTTAGAGCAATTTCGTAGAGGCACAGGTCTTATCTCATAGCCCTTAATGCACATAGGTCAAACATAAACCTAATTAAGTTAAACCATAAGTTAAACCTAACCTAATAGATAACATGAATACTTATACGAAATCCTCGTGTGATCGGTGTTTGTGTatattttacttcttctttaattcgttcatttttacgaaataatctccatcaacatcgacaaccttctgccaacgtctcacatcaagatcacggattcctttggcgcagaactccggcgacttggagacgaagaaagcccgaagatCACTCTCGAGGTCGTCAcaatcatcgtagcgcttgtcttccaggtgatgctgaagcgaccgaaagaggtggtagtcgctcggggccaggtccgggctgtacggtgggtcCAAActgagctccagaattttctgggaagtcttcttcgcgacgtgagggcgcgcgttatcaTGCAGCAGGCGAAAGTTGTCGAACTTCGGGTGCTCcctgcggatcttgtcggccagtctttgcagttgagcgcactAGACCTCGGCAgcaactgtcgtgttgtccagCAGCaattcgaaacggtagatCCCATGAATTCACCACCACttgctcagcatgaccttcttctcatggatttcacctttcacgaaaggatccggcatttcatcgaaAGCGCACCACGCACGATGTGATTGACGTAAatgacccatttttcatctccactgacaatggtgtccagccaatcgaatctgcggcttctgaagagcagctgagtgcagatgtctaGGCGTCTTTagcggttgccgtcgctcaatccatgtgggagccactgaccgagctttttcaccattccgagagatcgcagtccattgctcacggtggacatcGAACAGCCAAGaatggcagcaaaataccgcataccttcatatggatgctgctccgccagaaTCTTCAGTTCATCGAACGATAGTGCAGTCGGTCGATaggagcgaggctcatcttcgagtttcttgtttttggctttgaagcgctggaaccaggcgcgcagaccgctcagaaatggcttcagtgccgaatactaGACTTAATTTTCGATGGGTTtcaactcgtaaaggagtacgtgccGAATATGGGTGAAATGTTCgaccattataggatgaaatagacAAGGAAGTGCGAGCCAGATATGTCATGTGTATACAACCGgaagtgtccttatataacatatttaaaacgggaacttccagaacatctttaaaaaatctgcgctgctgcgaaattttcggcagatactttcttAACACCCTAACTCATTGCTGTGTATTTATTATAAGGAGAGAGTTTAGGAAAAGCTtctggagcgttgcaatagaggtaGCAAGCGCGCGGATCTCCGGAACGATGCAAAAAACCTGAACAAGGTCGAGAGCGtaacaaagaagaagagagcCGTACTATCTCAGCTCTTGCCTTTCTGCCTATCTACAACTATCGCCGTTGCTTCTAGTGCCTCATGTACATCCAGAGTCTCCAAAAATATCGAATGCGTCTACAGAATTTCCTAATTGCCTAGGTGTTAAACttacttttcaaatattttttgtaatattagTTTTTAGGTTTGAAAcaacaggggtactgtgcgacaagaaagtccctgttcgactgaagtcgaagatctacaggacggttgtgcgtcctgttgccctttacggttGCGAGTGCTAaccgacgacgaaagccttggaaagagtgttgcacgctgtggagatgcggatgttgaaaTGGACGATGGGTATcactaaaagagaaagtatctaACGACACTGTACattccatcttcggcgtcgtcccgatcactgagaagatgaaggaggcgcgactgagatggtttggtcacgtcttgcggcgagaggaagattctgttgccgaAACCGCTCTGAAACTCGACGTtgcaggagtgaggccgcgtgggaggacaaagattcgctggttagactgtgtgaagctggatatgatagatgcgcgtttgtgtacggttgatgcaatggatagaactaAATTGAAGacaaaaagcagaaaagcggaacctgcaacaacgcgggacaaatgctaggaagaagaagaaggtttaaaacagctgtaaaatggagaaaatactgcgtttgtttttttttcgatagccCTGGCAATATTATCAAATATAGAACGTCATTTCTACAGTTTCCAACATTTCTATGATtaccttcttcttttcatgcaACTATGTTTtaaatgtggtttttttcaagtgtttaCTGATGATTCATTACGAAAAAGGAACCTACTTGTCTATCTTTTGGAGCAGCCCTAAGACGCTGACGAGTACATTCATACAAATGAATTGATCAGATCTTTACGAAGTAGCACATTAAGTAACCAGTGCACAGAGGATTACTGGGTGCCAGAAGGCGTACTACAATTAATGTTCTCTACAAATGTTCTCCTTTAGTTTGAAGCATCACCCTGATAACAACTTCACCACTTTGCAACTACAGTTACAAgaaatttaattgattttgttTGTCATTCCCGATGCATGATCGCTATGCAAAACAGCGGTTGTCGCGAGAGGTTTGTAAATTAAACTTTGCTTTGCTTAGCAGCGCCATTCCTGGACCCAACTAAAATAGGCTTTTCGTATATTGTGTTTGCTAAAACGTTGATTCCCGCTCATGCATCAAAATACGAACGAAACAAGCTAGAGTCATATCTGAAAAGgtcgaaaaaaacttctaagcgaatagaaaatgaagcagtgcccactttgtagaaatttcttctttctgaatcttttcaatttttcttgatgGAACTAGCAGCCAGCCTCAACGGGTTATCGAGCTGGTTCTCTTTCTACCGCAAATAGAGGTATGAGGAAGCAAAGCATCCTCCAAAATACTCAACAACCAAATCACGGATGACTTTACTTACATAACTTTGACTTGATTGACAGGCTGATATTTTCGCTTGACGTGaatacccgcatcttcgctgagATGTGTCATCTTTGAGTATAGTTCTGCCCAATTTTCTCGGTCTTTCGCGAGAGTttgcacagaatccatccattcttCGCTCTTTCACACCCTACGAAACCTTACGCctcgcctgaactgcttaTCCACGCGAGTCCTCAGGTCTTCTTTCACTATCGCGGTGCGAACTCCCATTTTCGACCAGGTGGACTGTTCAACTTCAATCCTGAAGGGTACCCAGAAGTCAATGACTAATTCGGTGTTCCGGTCTTTTTGTGATGTCATCGAAggcgattttctgtagcctcTTTCAACGTCTAAACAGTTTTCCTCCATGCAATCAAGCTCTTCCCTCACCGTAGGCAGCAGTGTTCACGTCTTCGATATATACAACATGATAGGGGTAAGAATGAGTAGCTGGTGTCGCATCTTCTCTTCGAAAGCGATGAGAGTCGGCTACGAACACTTCATCAAGGGTTGATTCAAGAACAGGCCTTAGCCCATCTGTGCTGTATATCACTCTCAGAGTTACCATTGTCCTCCAGCACACAGTCCAGGCGGCAGAACTCATCTACGAGTCTAATCGGCTGTCCGTCTACCCTGAGGCCTGTTGAAGACCTCGTTAAGACGCACATCTGTTTACATGTAATCTGCGGTGTAATCCATTAGGCTAACTTCGATGCAAAACCGACAAGATGTTGAAGTCTCGTACTGTTTATCGCGAATATCACAGTATCATTGGCATACTCGTGATCGGTCAGAGTGCATCCCTATGGTGCTGGGATGACATCGGCAGGAGGCTACCCTAGTGTTCTTGCATAACGTCGTAGATATCGAAACTGTACACAAAGGGTCCTGATACTTCTCCTTGGCTTACTCTAGTAACCACTTCAAACAACGTTCTACATTTGGGTGGTGTACGAATTCTTGCatttgttctttgattcgtaTTATCAACTAAGCGAACAAACTTTCCTGTACTCAATCAGTGTGGCGCGTTGACAAGGCTGCCCACAGTGAAAAGAACTGAAAGCTGTTTCGAAGTCTAAAAAGGCTAACTGTATTGGCCGTAAATACCGCAGCCACATTTCAATCACTCTCTTGAGTATGAGCTTCTGTTCAATTGTAGATAGGCAAAGAGCAAGGCCAGCCTAGCTGTCGCAgattgtttcttcgcgatgtttcgTAAGATTTTCCGCTCGACAactttgtacataacacgcagcaatgaGATTTTTCTTGTACTTCTAGATAATTTAGTGAATCCGTGATGAGTAACTTCTTGCGGAGGGAAACTATGACAGCGTGGCTCCACGAGTCAGCGTGGCTGCACAGTTTCGCCAATCTATATTGGCTGAATGATCCTCGCTAGTTCACGAAACACAGACGGAGGAatagattttagaattttcgCGCTAATTTAGTGGTCTTCAACGGAGTTTCCTTTCTTCGACGTTTGGAAGCTGTCGGTGGTTGCTCGCTGCGTCTTTAGGTCATTAGGCGGTCAAGAGGTCAAGAGCTGACGGCGCATACAGTTTCAAGAGAGTGTTGCACTAATCCCTTTACATTGATATGGTTGTCTCGACTTCCGACAGCGACTCTACTACTTTATCGTTGAGGACTAGAGAAGATCTTTTCGTCTTGCCGCATACCACCTTAGTAAAGcatagacttttttttcggattcttGCCTTCATTTTATCGATGGTTAATTTGAAGCAAGAGCctgattgttaacaaacttcaTTACAGAGAATAGGACAGAAGTGACACTGTTCTGTAAGGGCTAGAACTCCGCATGGAAAAAGCTAAAAGAGAAGGATGCCTGTAGCTTTCTGAAGCTTAATTTATCGAGTCCACGCGGCAAACCAGATGTATCACGTTGGCTCATCCCGTGCACGAcatgtttgaagaaaactaaGGAGGCAGCTCAACACAACTTGGTGGATGCAAAGCCGTCAACTGTAGCCCACGCGTTTGTTGCAAAGAACTTGCAAAGACCAGCATTGGAAACCTCTGTTGATGACTCGATTATGCAAGTAAGGAAGATCAAGCGCGATATCATCCAATCAGAAGGAAGGCGGGAGGAAGACATTCATACTTAACCCCTTCGCCCATGCGGACCCACAGAGGACGAAAAGACTCTACGGTATAgcagaaatgtgaaatgtcCTCATGTTTTCTTGTGGACGAGCTATGTCAAGTAGATCCCAAGACTATGCGGTTGATATATCTGATATAGCTCTATGATAAAATCTGGCACGTATAAATAACTTcaatttattaaataaataaataaaaataaaataaattaaataacttCATTATAATATTATCGCAATCACGTTCCCTTCATCCTTCATTAACCATCCTTATTACTTTGATATATATcttatcatgatatataataacgggcttattctgtcacgtgtgtgtgtctgcatgtgtcagtcacgaaatttgaaaaaggaggtgcgacggatccaccggctaCCTATAGAATGATAGATACTTATAGAATGGgttcgcaaaaggtaaatggaaCGACgcaaacgtttcatagtcgttttcactttctgcgttgcttttcacctgtacgactcctccgttcttcGGAAAGTGGGAACGTGAATGCAAACAGCGGCCtatatagtagccaactgtttaAATGATCTcatgtggaacgctatctttgtCGGTTcgatgatgtcattcacttcattttatgtgaaacatcatttTGTGATAATTGTTGGGGGATACAAGAGGAATactatactttgagtaatgattccaagtcGTGTCTATGTTCcattggtatcgaaagagCGCTCATAGATGAAATTTGTATGTTCTCCAAGTgcagaactgacgcgtttgcaaagaaaactatgaatctttagcctaaatttcctttacgaaaaagaagaaaacgttgttagaaaatcacCATTCTAATTTAGCAAACAAACTAACGTAGATCCAGACCCTAACCGATAACGAGCTCTTGAATGTATACGAAAGCCACACCTCGGCCCACGATTCACTGTTTCGAGTATACTCCCGCATGAACCGCTGGTGGACGAATTGGCAGAAACTAATGGAATCCCATCCAGAAGAAGAAGGCATCCTTCTATTTCTACTCTACATTCTACACACCTATATTTCCAAGTATTGCGATTTCCGTGAACTTATCAATGATGCTGTTTCTACATTGCAGAAATTAGACGACGAACGTCCACAAATCGAAACACAACTGCAACGACGACAGTTACAATTCGAACCCTATACGGAATCAGAGGCCAATTCCCAGCAGTTCTCCGAACCGTTATCAACATTCCCCATCCCACAGCTTACTGCTGTTTCATCCGTTCAAGTACATACTCCTATCCAGCATGTGGAACCTTCCAATTTACCTTTTGTGGATGCAAGTACTCTCTGTTACCTCTGCGAATTATTCAGTAGCCGTCGAAATTCTCAAGAATCATTTCGACGGTCATGTCACAACGAGGCATATTCTCTACACTCGTCTAGCCTTTCTTCCACCTTGCGACAAAAATGGACGAAACCTTTTCTCTCTCTACTCTCAAATGTTCGCCCTTGTACGTCAGTTACCACATACGAGGACGGCTCAAAAGAATACGCTCTTGGAGCAATTCTACTAAATAAACTTCCTCGACGTATTTGAAGTCGTATTTACGACCAATGTGGAAATACCGAAAATCTGGTGCCGACAGAACTTCTTCGACTCCTCACTAAGATAGTTCGGAAGGAGGCAAcactggaaaaaatggaagatcGTAGCCACCACGCTCCAGCATATGCGCTACTACAGCACCAAGCTAAGAAAACCTCCCTTCAAGGACCAGGTTCACTTCCAAAATGGAAATCTCATCTGCAAAAGAAACCTTGCTCCTTTAGTTGCAGCACTCTTCATAATTCGACGACATGTTCCGTTTACAAAACTGCAAAAGACAGGATAGCGATCATCAAATCAAAACGATTGTGCTACAACTGCCTCTCTTCTAAGCACGTTACCAGGGAGTGCTCATCTAAACGCTCCTGTATATACTGCTCAAGACGTCATCTGTATGCTCTCAGTATTCATCGAGACAAGGTGACCAGGGACAGCGAGCGATGACCCAACAGCCTTCCTCACTGTCTCATCGAAGCCAACTTCATACCCAATCGCAGCAGATGCTTCCGCCTTCCCACTGTCCATATCCCATCGCCTCTCATCAAGCTTAAACTTCGGTCCAAGAACGTCATGACTAAGGTAGCAACTCCAAAGATATCTTCAACCTCCACGCTGCGAATACCGTCAACTTTCTCACTACCCCGACAACATATCTCCTCATGTGTACTCCTATCACGCTCTTCAATCCTGATGAGCCACTAAGAAGGATACGCACTACTGCCTTCTTTGACTGCGGAGCCTCCATAACGATGATCAAAAAGCAAATCGCCACCGACTTAAATCTGAAGATAGAGGAAGAACAACCTCTCTCACTGCAAACATTTCGTAACGATGAAGACCAAATTCACCCGTCATCGAGGACTACCGTCGGTCTTCTACTAGAAAACGATGACAGCATCATGCTAAAGGTCCGCACACTGTCATTTCTTACCCAGCCAATGCAAATGGGATTAGCGAAAGACCACATACGTGTAGATATGCCAGCTTGCAGCACCACCACTCAAC
The Necator americanus strain Aroian chromosome I, whole genome shotgun sequence genome window above contains:
- a CDS encoding hypothetical protein (NECATOR_CHRI.G3350.T1) gives rise to the protein MVTLRVIYSTDGLRPVLESTLDEVFVADSHRFRREDATPATHSYPYHVVYIEDVNTAAYDVERGYRKSPSMTSQKDRNTELVIDFWVPFRIEVEQSTWSKMGVRTAIVKEDLRTRVDKQFRRGRFKAKNKKLEDEPRSYRPTALSFDELKILAEQHPYEGMRYFAAILGCSMSTVSNGLRSLGMVKKLEAADSIGWTPLSVEMKNGEHPKFDNFRLLHDNARPHVAKKTSQKILELSLDPPYSPDLAPSDYHLFRSLQHHLEDKRYDDCDDLESDLRAFFVSKSPEFCAKGIRDLDVRRWQKVVDVDGDYFVKMNELKKK
- a CDS encoding hypothetical protein (NECATOR_CHRI.G3351.T1), whose protein sequence is MLKRPKEVVVARGQVRAVRWVQTELQNFLGSLLRDVRARVIMQQAKVVELRVLPADLVGQSLQLSALDLGSNCRVVQQQFETVDPMNSPPLAQHDLLLMDFTFHERIRHFIESAPRTM
- a CDS encoding hypothetical protein (NECATOR_CHRI.G3352.T2); amino-acid sequence: MNRWWTNWQKLMESHPEEEGILLFLLYILHTYISKYCDFRELINDAVSTLQKLDDERPQIETQLQRRQLQFEPYTESEANSQQFSEPLSTFPIPQLTAVSSVQVHTPIQHVEPSNLPFVDASTLCYLCELFSSRRNSQESFRRSCHNEAYSLHSSSLSSTLRQKWTKPFLSLLSNVRPCTSVTTYEDGSKEYALGAILLNKLPRRI
- a CDS encoding hypothetical protein (NECATOR_CHRI.G3352.T1), giving the protein MESHPEEEGILLFLLYILHTYISKYCDFRELINDAVSTLQKLDDERPQIETQLQRRQLQFEPYTESEANSQQFSEPLSTFPIPQLTAVSSVQVHTPIQHVEPSNLPFVDASTLCYLCELFSSRRNSQESFRRSCHNEAYSLHSSSLSSTLRQKWTKPFLSLLSNVRPCTSVTTYEDGSKEYALGAILLNKLPRRI
- a CDS encoding hypothetical protein (NECATOR_CHRI.G3353.T1), whose protein sequence is MCTPITLFNPDEPLRRIRTTAFFDCGASITMIKKQIATDLNLKIEEEQPLSLQTFRNDEDQIHPSSRTTVGLLLENDDSIMLKVRTLSFLTQPMQMGLAKDHIRVDMPACSTTTQRGLVIVIVAVITSGSS